Proteins from a single region of Humidesulfovibrio mexicanus:
- a CDS encoding DnaA ATPase domain-containing protein → MKKALREHLSASCTEQELKRWFDPLDIRMSGGGDEVQVAFPHSYFAQWFAGKMQDRFEAELFRFQGHPCDIRYLAPAARRGQMAANASQPGDNGSGLAHNAMQPRKLAFPFDAQYSFESFLTNSKNFFPLETARQVARSDNAQFNPFVICGKSGSGKSHLLKAIANEVAKTHPLDSILVTTGEGLRSLLSPEQNQLSAREHLCRHRFLLVDDIHWLAGDERLQQELLVIFNIFQDARKQMVFTCQERIGVWEDMLPALRSRLEGGLVVGLKQPDMEVRVALIQDRVRAKKLPLSKEQVLTLAQRFQNFRALGGILIKLLAFRELVRRDISARDFEQILSNTEERDQPKITVDVVIDTVCQHYQVSKKDVLGEDRRQNIALARQVAMYLCRQMLGLSYPALGRSFGGKDHSTVIYSVKKIHEMQEDTREMKQLLKDLKLRCRQPA, encoded by the coding sequence GTGAAGAAAGCCCTTCGAGAACATTTGTCCGCCAGCTGCACTGAGCAGGAGCTCAAGCGCTGGTTCGATCCCCTGGACATCCGCATGTCCGGGGGCGGAGACGAGGTTCAGGTGGCCTTTCCGCACAGCTACTTCGCCCAGTGGTTCGCCGGGAAGATGCAGGACCGTTTCGAGGCCGAACTGTTCCGCTTCCAGGGCCACCCCTGCGACATCCGCTACCTGGCCCCTGCGGCGCGGCGCGGCCAGATGGCGGCGAACGCCAGCCAGCCCGGCGACAACGGCTCTGGCCTGGCGCACAACGCCATGCAGCCGCGCAAGCTGGCCTTTCCCTTTGACGCGCAATACAGCTTCGAGAGCTTTCTGACCAACTCCAAGAATTTCTTTCCGCTGGAGACCGCCCGGCAGGTTGCCAGAAGCGACAACGCCCAGTTCAATCCCTTCGTCATCTGCGGGAAGTCGGGCTCGGGGAAAAGTCATCTGCTCAAGGCCATCGCCAACGAGGTGGCCAAAACCCACCCCTTGGACAGCATTCTCGTGACCACGGGGGAAGGACTGCGCTCCCTGCTTTCCCCGGAGCAGAACCAGCTCTCCGCGCGCGAGCACCTGTGCCGCCACCGCTTCCTGCTGGTGGACGACATCCACTGGCTGGCCGGAGATGAACGCCTGCAGCAGGAACTGCTCGTCATCTTCAATATTTTTCAGGACGCGCGCAAGCAGATGGTTTTCACCTGCCAGGAACGCATCGGCGTCTGGGAGGACATGCTGCCAGCCCTGCGCTCACGCCTGGAGGGCGGCTTGGTGGTCGGCCTCAAGCAGCCGGACATGGAAGTGCGCGTGGCCCTCATCCAGGATCGCGTGCGGGCCAAGAAGCTGCCGCTCTCCAAAGAACAGGTGCTCACGCTGGCCCAGCGCTTCCAAAATTTCCGTGCACTGGGCGGCATCCTCATCAAGCTGCTGGCCTTCCGCGAACTTGTCCGGCGCGACATCTCGGCCAGGGACTTCGAGCAGATCCTGTCCAACACCGAGGAACGCGACCAACCCAAAATAACGGTGGATGTTGTCATCGACACGGTGTGCCAGCATTATCAGGTCAGCAAAAAGGATGTGCTGGGCGAGGACAGGCGGCAGAATATCGCCCTGGCCCGGCAGGTGGCCATGTACTTGTGCCGGCAGATGCTCGGCCTGTCCTACCCGGCGCTGGGGCGCTCCTTTGGCGGCAAAGACCACTCCACAGTGATTTACAGCGTAAAGAAAATTCATGAAATGCAAGAAGATACCAGGGAAATGAAACAGCTGTTGAAAGATTTGAAGCTTCGTTGTCGGCAACCGGCATGA
- a CDS encoding homocysteine biosynthesis protein, which produces MAGKASTTKTIAEINERIKKGKAVVLTAEEMVETVRRLGKTKAAKEVDVVTTGTFSPMCSSGLLFNFGQEPPLMRASQVWLNNVPCHGGLAAVDAYLGATETSADDPLNKVYPGRFAYGGGHVIEDLLRGKPVRLRARSYVTDCYPRKELEKDVTLASLPFAQLLNPRNCYQNYNCAVNMSGRTIYTYMGPLKPGCRNANYATAGQLSPLFNDPYLRTIGLGTRIFMGGGIGYVIGAGTQHNPKPPRNERGLPLTAAGTLMLKGDLKQMNPRYVRGLSLVGYGCSLNMGVGIPIPILDEDMAWFTGVSDADIQMPIKDYGFDYPNGVNRVMGHATFEELKSGSIIVNERTAQTVPVTSYCMSLEIAEELKKWIQEGKFFLSEPQDKIPSM; this is translated from the coding sequence ATGGCCGGCAAAGCCAGCACAACAAAGACCATCGCCGAGATCAACGAGCGCATCAAGAAGGGCAAGGCCGTGGTGCTTACGGCCGAGGAAATGGTGGAGACCGTTCGGCGTCTGGGCAAGACCAAGGCGGCCAAAGAGGTCGATGTGGTCACCACGGGCACCTTTTCGCCCATGTGCTCCTCGGGTTTGCTGTTCAATTTCGGCCAGGAGCCGCCGCTTATGCGGGCCAGCCAGGTGTGGCTGAACAACGTGCCCTGCCATGGCGGCCTGGCCGCAGTGGACGCCTACCTTGGCGCCACCGAGACCAGCGCCGATGATCCCCTGAACAAGGTGTATCCCGGCCGCTTCGCCTATGGCGGCGGCCATGTCATCGAGGACTTGCTGCGCGGCAAGCCCGTGCGCCTGCGCGCCAGAAGCTACGTCACCGACTGCTACCCCAGGAAGGAGCTGGAAAAGGACGTCACCCTGGCGAGTCTGCCTTTTGCGCAGCTCTTGAATCCCCGCAACTGCTATCAGAATTATAACTGCGCCGTGAATATGAGTGGGCGCACCATCTATACATATATGGGCCCGCTCAAGCCCGGCTGCCGGAACGCCAACTACGCCACAGCGGGCCAGCTTTCGCCCCTGTTCAACGATCCCTACCTGCGCACCATCGGCCTGGGCACGCGAATCTTCATGGGCGGCGGCATCGGCTACGTCATCGGCGCGGGCACCCAGCACAATCCCAAGCCGCCCAGGAACGAGCGCGGTCTGCCGCTCACCGCCGCGGGCACCCTCATGCTCAAGGGCGACCTGAAGCAGATGAACCCGCGCTACGTGCGCGGCCTGTCCCTGGTGGGCTACGGCTGCTCCCTCAACATGGGCGTGGGTATTCCCATTCCCATCCTGGACGAGGACATGGCCTGGTTCACCGGGGTCTCCGACGCCGACATCCAGATGCCCATCAAGGACTACGGCTTCGACTACCCCAACGGCGTGAACCGCGTCATGGGCCACGCCACCTTTGAGGAACTCAAGAGCGGCAGCATCATCGTCAACGAGCGCACGGCCCAGACCGTTCCGGTCACCAGCTACTGCATGTCGCTGGAGATAGCCGAGGAATTGAAGAAATGGATCCAGGAGGGGAAGTTTTTCCTCTCCGAGCCGCAGGACAAGATACCGTCCATGTGA
- a CDS encoding amidohydrolase family protein: MPELLRAARLLPQCLELPPVVDDGAVVVEGQDILAAGPFAQLSREHAGPVRDLGDVTLAPATFNSHVHLEMTHLLGKTSSGQGFVPWVQSLLAQPLYDLDASAVRTELMRMEQKGVAFLADISTHNAARVGDILSASGFGFVSFAEAIGAAVPGDAAALLPRVGAVEDCGRGAMSVAGHALYSTSGPLLQAAKGLCRERGLPFSLHLAEHADEDQILLTGENAFLDLLKARGVLSGYDAPGARPVPLARELGLMDADTLLVHCVTVDGQDIADIAHSGATVCLCPRSNEHIGVGRAPARALLDAGVNVCLGTDGLCSNADLDPYGEMAWLMERDSGLDLPDAMALITVNPALFFGRTIAQAARLGSLAPGRLARFSIVPAAILDIWIHR, translated from the coding sequence ATGCCAGAACTGCTCCGCGCCGCGCGCCTGCTGCCCCAATGCCTGGAACTGCCGCCCGTGGTGGACGACGGCGCGGTGGTGGTGGAGGGCCAGGACATTCTTGCGGCGGGGCCTTTTGCGCAGCTTTCGCGCGAGCACGCCGGGCCCGTGCGCGACCTTGGCGACGTAACCCTCGCCCCGGCCACCTTCAACAGCCATGTGCACCTGGAGATGACGCACCTGCTGGGCAAGACCAGCTCCGGCCAGGGCTTCGTGCCCTGGGTGCAAAGCCTGCTGGCCCAGCCGCTGTACGATCTGGACGCGAGCGCCGTGCGCACGGAGCTTATGCGCATGGAGCAGAAGGGCGTGGCCTTCCTGGCGGACATCAGCACCCACAATGCCGCCCGCGTGGGCGACATCCTGTCCGCTTCCGGTTTTGGCTTCGTCTCGTTTGCGGAGGCCATAGGCGCGGCCGTGCCCGGCGATGCGGCGGCGCTTCTGCCCCGCGTGGGCGCGGTGGAGGACTGCGGCCGCGGCGCCATGTCCGTGGCCGGGCACGCCCTGTACAGCACAAGCGGCCCGCTGCTCCAGGCCGCCAAGGGCCTGTGCCGGGAACGCGGCCTGCCCTTCTCCCTGCACCTGGCCGAGCACGCCGACGAGGACCAGATCCTGCTCACGGGCGAGAACGCCTTTCTGGACCTGCTCAAGGCGCGCGGCGTGCTTTCCGGCTACGACGCCCCCGGCGCGCGGCCCGTGCCCCTGGCGCGGGAGCTTGGCCTCATGGATGCGGACACCCTGCTGGTGCACTGCGTCACTGTGGACGGGCAGGACATAGCGGACATCGCGCACAGCGGGGCAACCGTGTGCCTGTGCCCGCGCAGCAACGAACACATCGGCGTTGGACGCGCTCCGGCGCGCGCCCTGCTGGACGCCGGGGTCAACGTGTGCCTGGGCACAGACGGCCTCTGCTCCAACGCCGACCTGGATCCCTACGGCGAAATGGCCTGGCTCATGGAGCGCGATTCCGGTCTGGACCTGCCGGACGCAATGGCGCTCATAACCGTCAACCCCGCCCTGTTTTTCGGGCGGACCATCGCCCAGGCCGCGCGCCTGGGCAGCCTGGCCCCCGGTCGGCTGGCGCGCTTCTCCATAGTGCCCGCCGCCATTCTGGACATCTGGATCCACCGGTAA
- a CDS encoding aspartate carbamoyltransferase catalytic subunit, translating into MQWKHKDLLDVSQLSEGEVRHILATAAYFREINSRPVKKVPTLKGRSVVLFFAEPSTRTKTSFDMAGKRLSADTFALAKSGSSLVKGETLKDTALTLQAMNPDGIVIRHSSSGAAQFLAERLDCSVINAGDGRHAHPTQALLDALTLSRRWKGDFAGKTVLILGDIAHSRVARSNVLLLTLLGARVRLCGPRTLLPPRLDAWPVEVFSDLSAACKGADAIMCLRLQLERQQAGLLPGLREYARTFGLSERHMAAAAPGCCVLHPGPINRGVEIGSALADSAESLILEQVENGVAVRMALLFLYLTRKSPDAAQVAAQSGMPE; encoded by the coding sequence ATGCAATGGAAACACAAGGACCTGCTGGACGTCTCCCAGCTCTCCGAAGGCGAGGTGCGCCACATCCTGGCCACGGCGGCCTATTTTCGGGAGATCAACAGCCGCCCGGTGAAGAAGGTGCCCACCCTCAAGGGCCGCAGCGTGGTGCTGTTCTTCGCCGAGCCCAGCACCCGCACCAAGACCAGTTTCGACATGGCGGGCAAGCGTCTTTCCGCCGACACCTTCGCCCTGGCCAAGAGCGGCTCCAGCCTGGTCAAGGGCGAAACCCTCAAGGACACGGCGCTCACCCTGCAGGCCATGAATCCGGACGGCATCGTCATTCGCCACAGCTCCAGCGGCGCAGCGCAGTTTTTGGCCGAACGCCTGGACTGCAGCGTCATCAACGCGGGCGACGGTCGCCACGCCCACCCCACCCAGGCCCTGCTGGACGCGTTGACCCTTTCCCGGCGCTGGAAGGGCGACTTCGCGGGCAAGACCGTGCTCATCCTGGGCGACATCGCCCACAGCCGCGTGGCGCGCTCCAACGTTCTGCTGCTGACCCTGCTTGGCGCGCGGGTGCGCCTGTGCGGTCCGCGCACCCTGCTCCCGCCCCGGCTCGACGCCTGGCCCGTGGAGGTGTTCAGCGACCTTTCCGCCGCCTGCAAGGGGGCCGACGCCATCATGTGCCTTAGGCTGCAGTTGGAGCGCCAGCAGGCGGGGCTTTTGCCCGGCCTGCGCGAATACGCCCGCACCTTCGGCCTGTCGGAGCGGCACATGGCCGCGGCCGCGCCCGGCTGCTGCGTGCTGCACCCCGGACCCATCAATCGCGGGGTGGAGATCGGCTCCGCCCTGGCGGACAGCGCCGAGAGCCTGATTCTGGAGCAGGTGGAGAACGGCGTGGCCGTGCGCATGGCCCTGCTCTTCCTGTACCTGACACGCAAGAGCCCGGACGCGGCCCAGGTGGCGGCGCAGTCCGGTATGCCCGAATAG